One stretch of Planococcus sp. PAMC 21323 DNA includes these proteins:
- a CDS encoding PAS domain-containing protein, translating into MDCLKELNHEVQVTLLEAMLDGSKVGTIVTDPSQPDNPIIYTNKTLIEMSGYTKEEMIGNNCRFLQGPDTAKEDVDKIRKAIANKEKVVVTLRNYRKDGSPFWNRLAIEPIYIEDKLYFIGTQTDITLERSQQEAIMANENEIEKLMLPILSVQENVATVALVGTMNFHRFETLKVKICEYVQENRIEYVIIDITGLSWNEESPLYWFKQIYDALRIMGSKLYITGITVAAAQQFSNDLSRDENLVTFSTIEKALNFIDKEEKSKKSIR; encoded by the coding sequence GTGGACTGCTTGAAAGAGTTAAATCATGAGGTACAAGTAACTTTGCTCGAAGCGATGTTAGACGGCAGTAAAGTCGGAACAATTGTGACAGATCCGTCGCAACCAGACAATCCGATTATTTATACAAATAAAACTCTTATTGAAATGTCTGGCTATACAAAAGAAGAGATGATTGGAAATAATTGTCGCTTTCTTCAAGGCCCAGATACAGCAAAAGAAGACGTCGATAAAATCAGGAAAGCCATTGCCAACAAAGAGAAAGTAGTTGTGACATTGCGGAATTATCGTAAAGATGGTTCGCCATTTTGGAACCGTCTTGCCATTGAGCCAATTTACATTGAAGATAAGCTGTATTTTATCGGAACTCAAACAGATATTACTCTTGAGCGTTCGCAGCAAGAAGCAATTATGGCCAATGAAAACGAAATTGAAAAGTTAATGTTGCCAATCTTATCTGTACAAGAAAATGTGGCGACGGTTGCGCTTGTCGGGACGATGAACTTTCATCGCTTTGAAACGCTGAAAGTGAAGATATGTGAATACGTTCAAGAAAATCGCATCGAATATGTCATTATCGATATTACCGGGTTATCTTGGAATGAAGAATCACCCCTTTATTGGTTTAAACAAATTTACGACGCACTTCGAATTATGGGAAGCAAACTTTATATAACAGGTATAACCGTAGCTGCAGCACAACAATTTTCGAATGATTTGAGTCGTGATGAGAACTTAGTTACATTTTCAACAATTGAAAAAGCATTGAACTTTATTGACAAAGAAGAAAAGAGCAAAAAGAGCATAAGATAA
- a CDS encoding superoxide dismutase family protein, whose translation MKRWFLFVLLLTFFVFLAACGNDNTDEPPTESDGATETTSDDGTDNQETTESAPAGGDEIAMVTIDLMNNDGDAIGTAQLTDEEDGVTVALQAENLEEGMHGIHFHQEGMCETPDFKSAGDHFNPENSMHGLENSDGPHAGDLPNIEVSEDGTVSQEFKAENVTLKIGEENSLLKEGGTALVIHAGEDDQKTDPSGDSGDRVACGVITTE comes from the coding sequence ATGAAGCGTTGGTTTTTATTCGTTTTACTATTGACCTTTTTTGTATTTCTAGCAGCTTGCGGAAATGACAACACAGATGAACCCCCTACCGAATCTGATGGGGCAACAGAAACGACCAGTGACGACGGGACAGACAACCAAGAAACCACAGAAAGTGCACCCGCTGGTGGTGACGAAATCGCAATGGTGACGATCGATTTAATGAACAATGATGGGGATGCAATAGGCACTGCTCAACTAACTGATGAAGAAGATGGCGTGACAGTTGCACTTCAAGCTGAAAACTTAGAGGAAGGTATGCACGGTATACATTTCCACCAAGAAGGCATGTGCGAAACTCCTGATTTTAAATCAGCTGGCGATCATTTTAACCCTGAAAATTCAATGCATGGTTTAGAAAATTCGGATGGTCCACATGCTGGCGACTTACCAAATATTGAAGTAAGTGAAGACGGAACTGTTTCTCAAGAATTTAAAGCTGAAAACGTCACACTTAAAATTGGTGAAGAAAATTCGTTGCTTAAAGAAGGTGGAACTGCTTTAGTGATTCATGCCGGAGAAGATGACCAAAAAACCGATCCTTCCGGTGACTCAGGTGACCGGGTAGCTTGTGGAGTTATTACTACAGAATAA
- a CDS encoding YfhO family protein — translation MQKLRPIIILMTISLLLSAVGHIVFLQQWSNEHFMVGINDGLSQMMPFKQLLYEQYTQGEYFYSFDFGLGAGTFSELSYYFSTSIVFFITVVIVSMLKTLHIIQTTDVLFWANAAVFVSIIRLAAVLFITTRLFMYMKISRPAALVGASLYGISGMYFRHVTYWEFFADAFLWLPILLLGVEKIFREQKPGWFIIAVAISMIDNFYFAYINLLLTAIYILFRLFIPLAANEKSKMKNIGSFVVAGSIGAGISAVSFIPAVYAYLNNHRPDFKQEILWIEETIDNILFSSSIIVLPAFFVVVLFSWFLYRDKTFRLFALLGIVAIIMHNSPMIGSAFNGFSAPQYRWEYFLSLVMGGAVAVAFDHLDKFTWRRFVIPAMLAILSFWLYTRKDEYFEMDVPSSTLAISALVITLLLVLLYALFHKTFIKRMLMASLVIWTLLFANLYQTEKILDQGNISQVSKELMTGVEYDDPEINELLDYIHARENDELYRIDWMEGVRNNTPIVQDFRGFSAYSSILNKNLLYFYLYDLEIDMGRESVSRYATLGNRANLYSMLQGKYIIRSRGDTNIPYGFNEIHASKKYIIYENKYVLPFARATSNVYEEQQFAELSPLMREQAMMTGVVLDRNQDGDPLPKSNENIRDFDIAATGAMFNDGVLKVVERTGGLTLSLKNPPKPGGDLFVSFHLVTNAEDQGFLLEVNDYQTTRKSNQSIYKTFVDDLTIRIPAEESIEIRLPKGEYEITKIQVYSASYQSLRDQAARPDLSSNLSIDGSHVRMDYDNTAEEDFLKLSIPYEQGWQAKVNGQKVDVLKADFAFMAIPLEAGDNKISLSYWPPFFKSTAILSIASLLLGLVLVFRKRKKRDNSL, via the coding sequence ATGCAAAAGTTACGCCCTATTATCATTCTCATGACCATCAGTTTACTCTTGTCTGCGGTTGGACATATCGTTTTTCTTCAACAATGGTCTAACGAGCACTTTATGGTAGGAATTAATGATGGCCTTTCACAAATGATGCCTTTCAAGCAACTTCTCTATGAGCAATATACACAAGGCGAATATTTCTATTCATTTGATTTTGGCTTAGGAGCTGGCACGTTTAGTGAACTATCTTATTATTTCTCTACCTCCATCGTATTCTTTATTACAGTAGTAATCGTATCTATGCTAAAAACCTTGCACATTATTCAAACTACTGATGTGTTGTTTTGGGCAAACGCCGCTGTTTTTGTTAGCATCATTCGTTTAGCTGCTGTTTTATTTATTACCACTCGCTTATTTATGTATATGAAAATATCTAGACCTGCCGCATTAGTAGGTGCGTCACTGTACGGCATTTCTGGCATGTACTTCCGCCACGTTACGTACTGGGAATTTTTTGCAGATGCTTTTTTATGGCTGCCTATTCTTTTACTTGGCGTTGAAAAAATTTTCCGCGAGCAAAAGCCTGGATGGTTTATAATTGCCGTTGCAATCTCTATGATTGATAATTTCTATTTTGCCTATATCAATCTACTGTTAACAGCCATTTATATTTTGTTCCGTTTGTTTATTCCGTTAGCAGCAAATGAAAAAAGTAAAATGAAAAACATTGGAAGCTTTGTTGTCGCTGGATCTATTGGTGCTGGCATCAGCGCAGTATCGTTTATACCAGCAGTCTATGCTTATTTGAATAATCATAGACCGGATTTCAAACAAGAAATTTTGTGGATAGAAGAAACCATCGACAATATTTTGTTCAGCAGCTCTATCATTGTTCTGCCTGCATTTTTTGTCGTCGTGTTGTTTAGCTGGTTTTTATATCGCGATAAAACTTTCCGCTTGTTTGCACTTCTAGGAATTGTTGCAATCATTATGCACAATAGTCCAATGATTGGCAGCGCCTTTAACGGCTTTTCTGCTCCACAATATCGTTGGGAATACTTTTTGTCATTAGTTATGGGTGGAGCTGTCGCCGTTGCTTTTGATCATTTGGACAAATTCACATGGAGACGTTTCGTCATTCCGGCTATGCTGGCAATTTTGAGCTTTTGGCTTTACACACGAAAAGATGAATATTTTGAAATGGATGTGCCATCTTCAACATTGGCAATTAGCGCTTTAGTAATTACGCTCTTACTAGTATTGCTATACGCACTATTTCATAAAACCTTCATCAAAAGAATGTTGATGGCATCTTTAGTAATTTGGACGCTGTTATTTGCTAATCTTTATCAAACCGAAAAAATTCTAGACCAAGGAAACATTTCTCAAGTTAGCAAAGAGTTGATGACAGGTGTTGAGTACGACGACCCTGAGATCAATGAGTTGCTCGATTATATCCATGCTAGAGAAAATGACGAACTTTATCGTATTGACTGGATGGAAGGCGTTCGCAACAATACGCCAATCGTTCAAGATTTCCGAGGATTTAGTGCCTATTCCAGTATCTTAAATAAAAACTTATTGTACTTTTACTTGTATGATCTTGAAATTGATATGGGCCGTGAAAGTGTCAGCCGGTATGCGACACTTGGCAATCGCGCAAACTTGTATAGCATGCTTCAAGGAAAATACATTATTCGTTCTCGTGGAGATACCAATATCCCGTATGGTTTTAACGAAATCCATGCTTCTAAAAAATATATTATCTACGAAAACAAGTATGTCTTACCATTTGCTCGGGCTACTTCGAACGTATACGAAGAACAACAATTTGCCGAGTTGTCTCCGCTTATGCGCGAGCAGGCGATGATGACTGGAGTTGTATTAGATCGCAATCAGGATGGCGATCCTTTGCCAAAATCAAATGAAAATATTCGTGATTTTGACATAGCTGCAACTGGTGCTATGTTCAATGATGGCGTTTTAAAAGTAGTTGAAAGAACCGGTGGCTTAACCTTAAGCTTGAAAAATCCACCTAAACCTGGTGGTGATTTGTTCGTTTCTTTCCACTTAGTAACAAACGCAGAAGATCAAGGCTTTCTACTCGAAGTAAATGATTACCAAACGACAAGGAAATCCAATCAATCAATCTACAAAACATTTGTAGATGACTTAACCATTCGTATTCCGGCCGAAGAATCTATTGAAATTCGCTTGCCAAAAGGTGAGTATGAAATAACGAAAATTCAAGTATACTCGGCTTCTTATCAGTCGTTACGTGACCAAGCTGCTAGGCCAGATTTGTCTAGTAATTTGTCAATTGACGGCAGTCATGTTCGTATGGATTATGATAACACTGCGGAAGAGGATTTCTTAAAGCTATCCATTCCTTATGAACAAGGGTGGCAAGCAAAAGTAAATGGTCAAAAAGTAGATGTGTTGAAAGCTGACTTTGCCTTTATGGCAATTCCATTGGAGGCCGGGGACAATAAAATTTCACTATCTTACTGGCCGCCATTTTTTAAATCAACAGCTATTTTGAGCATCGCATCCTTGCTTCTTGGCTTAGTGTTGGTTTTCCGCAAAAGAAAAAAACGCGATAATTCGTTATAA
- a CDS encoding SDR family oxidoreductase, which produces MTNDKFEKIDAQVDAQEQSTQPGSEEQMQPEPIYDDKEYIGSGKLDGKVALITGGDSGIGRAVAVAYAKEGANIAIAYLDEHEDADKTLRAIESYGAKGVKFATDISDVENCHQLIVDVIAEFGQLNILVNNAGKQFPQEDFLAISPDQLMETFSTNIFSMFYLTQAALPHLEKGDSIINTSSVTAYQGSPGLIDYSSTKGAITSFTRSLSANLAHQGIRVNSVAPGPIWTPLIPSTFGAEKVEKQGQDTLMERRGQPSELAPAYVYLASKDSTYVTGQAIHINGGDFISS; this is translated from the coding sequence ATGACAAACGATAAATTTGAAAAAATAGATGCGCAAGTCGATGCACAAGAGCAATCCACACAACCCGGATCAGAAGAACAAATGCAACCGGAACCAATTTATGATGACAAAGAGTATATCGGTTCCGGCAAGCTTGATGGTAAAGTTGCGCTTATCACAGGTGGAGATAGTGGCATTGGCCGCGCAGTAGCCGTAGCTTATGCGAAAGAAGGCGCTAATATCGCAATTGCTTATTTAGACGAACACGAAGATGCCGATAAAACTCTCCGAGCTATTGAATCTTACGGAGCTAAAGGAGTTAAATTTGCTACAGATATTAGCGACGTAGAAAATTGCCATCAGTTGATTGTAGATGTTATTGCTGAATTTGGGCAATTAAATATTTTAGTAAATAATGCTGGCAAACAATTTCCACAAGAAGATTTTTTAGCCATTAGTCCGGATCAATTGATGGAAACATTCTCTACTAATATTTTTAGTATGTTCTATTTAACTCAAGCTGCTCTTCCCCATCTTGAAAAAGGAGACAGCATCATTAACACTTCTTCTGTAACAGCTTATCAAGGTTCACCTGGTTTAATTGATTATTCATCAACTAAAGGAGCAATCACGAGTTTTACGCGATCTCTGTCTGCTAATCTTGCACATCAAGGTATTCGCGTAAATTCAGTTGCACCTGGGCCTATTTGGACGCCACTAATCCCTTCAACTTTTGGGGCAGAAAAAGTCGAAAAGCAGGGCCAAGACACGTTGATGGAGCGACGTGGTCAACCTTCCGAATTAGCCCCCGCTTACGTATATTTGGCTTCTAAAGATTCTACTTATGTTACTGGACAAGCTATACACATTAATGGCGGAGACTTTATAAGTTCTTGA